From the genome of Candidatus Reconcilbacillus cellulovorans, one region includes:
- a CDS encoding stage 0 sporulation protein encodes MYSVVGVRFRRAGKIFYFDPQDLPVKKDDYVIVDTVRGLEYGKVVIGRKTVPEEDVVLPLKKVIRIADERDAQVVEANRAAAQEAFKIGLRKIDDHELKMKLVDVEYTFDRSKIIFYFTAEGRVDFRELVKDLASVFRTRIELRQIGVRDEAKIIGGIGPCGRILCCTSFLGDFAPVSIKMAKDQNLSLNPSKISGLCGRLMCCLKFEHDQYESKKEEIPKVGSFVATPFGLGEVVALQLDMRSVVVRITETGESLTLSLDDVVAAS; translated from the coding sequence GTGTACTCGGTAGTCGGCGTCCGGTTTCGACGCGCGGGCAAAATTTTTTATTTCGATCCGCAGGACTTGCCGGTCAAAAAGGACGATTACGTCATTGTCGACACGGTCCGCGGTCTGGAGTACGGCAAAGTCGTCATCGGGCGCAAGACGGTGCCCGAGGAAGACGTCGTGCTCCCGCTCAAGAAAGTGATCCGCATCGCCGACGAGCGCGACGCGCAGGTGGTCGAGGCCAACCGCGCCGCCGCGCAGGAGGCGTTCAAGATCGGCCTGCGTAAAATTGACGACCACGAGCTGAAGATGAAACTGGTCGACGTCGAATATACGTTCGACCGCAGCAAAATTATTTTCTATTTCACGGCGGAAGGCCGCGTCGATTTCCGCGAGCTGGTGAAAGATCTGGCGAGCGTATTCCGCACGCGGATCGAGCTGCGTCAGATCGGCGTCCGTGATGAGGCGAAAATCATCGGCGGCATCGGGCCGTGCGGCCGCATTTTGTGCTGTACTTCGTTTCTCGGCGATTTCGCGCCGGTGTCGATCAAGATGGCCAAAGACCAGAACCTGTCGCTCAACCCGTCGAAAATTTCGGGATTGTGCGGCCGGTTGATGTGTTGCCTCAAATTCGAGCACGACCAGTACGAAAGCAAAAAAGAGGAAATTCCGAAAGTCGGTAGTTTCGTCGCCACGCCGTTCGGCCTCGGCGAGGTGGTGGCGTTGCAACTGGACATGCGCTCGGTCGTGGTGCGCATCACCGAAACCGGCGAGTCGCTTACCTTGTCGCTGGACGACGTCGTCGCCGCATCCTGA
- a CDS encoding 16S rRNA (cytidine(1402)-2'-O)-methyltransferase gives MRPRRVSVRRGGSVKQPGVLYVVATPIGNLEDMTFRAVRVLREADWIAAEDTRRTRALLAHFGVAGKRLVSYREQNREKAGAELICRLAEGQSVALVSDAGTPGISDPGEHLVRLAVASGIPVVPVPGANAAVAALSASGLSTSRFLFVGFLPRRGRKLAESLAELASVPATLVFFEAPHRLEETLRRMLETFGDRRIAVARELTKLHEQFFRGTIREALDELAKRPPQGEYVLVVEGAKSFGDDGPAARKSAGAEGRRSADDGRGLAERVLELERELGDRKRALKQAAEEFGVSRREAYAARLMARGGLQKATHGETGNDEGASD, from the coding sequence ATTCGGCCGAGACGGGTTTCTGTTCGAAGAGGTGGAAGCGTGAAGCAGCCGGGCGTTTTGTATGTCGTGGCGACGCCGATCGGCAACCTGGAGGACATGACGTTCCGGGCGGTTAGAGTCTTGCGGGAAGCCGACTGGATTGCGGCCGAAGATACGCGGCGCACCCGTGCGCTGTTGGCGCATTTCGGCGTTGCAGGCAAACGGCTCGTCAGCTATCGGGAACAAAATCGCGAGAAAGCCGGTGCGGAGCTGATCTGTCGTCTGGCTGAGGGGCAGTCTGTAGCGCTCGTCAGCGATGCGGGAACTCCGGGCATCTCCGATCCGGGGGAACATCTCGTGCGGCTTGCGGTCGCATCCGGTATCCCGGTCGTGCCCGTGCCGGGCGCCAATGCGGCGGTCGCTGCGTTGTCGGCCTCCGGCCTTTCGACCAGCCGTTTTCTGTTTGTCGGGTTTTTGCCGCGCCGCGGGCGGAAACTGGCCGAATCGCTCGCCGAACTTGCTTCCGTTCCGGCGACGCTGGTGTTTTTTGAGGCTCCGCACCGGTTGGAGGAGACATTGCGGCGGATGCTGGAAACGTTCGGCGACCGCCGCATCGCCGTCGCCCGCGAGCTGACGAAGCTGCACGAACAGTTTTTCCGCGGCACGATCCGCGAGGCGCTGGACGAATTGGCAAAACGACCGCCGCAAGGCGAATACGTGTTGGTCGTCGAAGGAGCGAAGTCTTTCGGCGACGACGGCCCGGCCGCGCGGAAATCCGCCGGAGCCGAAGGGCGCCGGAGCGCCGACGACGGACGCGGGCTCGCCGAACGCGTGCTGGAACTGGAACGCGAGCTGGGCGACCGCAAACGGGCGCTCAAGCAAGCGGCGGAAGAATTCGGCGTGTCGCGGCGGGAGGCATATGCGGCACGGCTGATGGCGCGGGGCGGTTTGCAAAAGGCGACGCACGGCGAAACTGGAAACGATGAGGGGGCGAGCGACTGA
- a CDS encoding dTMP kinase: protein MKTGFFLTVEGVDGAGKTTVVAMIRDFLAESGREATITREPGGSPAAERIRGLLLDRSSPPPDPRAEALLYAAARRQHLVDVVIPALRAGRIVVCDRYVDSSLAYQGYARGLGVEEVWSINRFAVEHWMPDLTLYLDVPPETGLARIRRDAARETNRIDLESLDFHRKVRQGYLMLAERHPGRIVTISADRPLEDVFRDVRLFLEKRLFS, encoded by the coding sequence GTGAAAACCGGATTTTTTCTCACGGTGGAAGGCGTCGACGGCGCCGGCAAGACGACGGTCGTCGCGATGATCCGCGACTTTCTCGCCGAGTCGGGGCGCGAGGCGACGATAACGCGCGAGCCCGGCGGCAGCCCGGCGGCGGAGCGGATTCGTGGCCTGCTGCTCGACCGTTCGTCGCCGCCGCCTGATCCGCGGGCGGAAGCGCTGCTGTACGCCGCGGCGCGGCGGCAACATCTGGTCGACGTCGTCATCCCGGCGTTGCGCGCCGGCCGGATCGTCGTCTGCGACCGGTACGTCGACAGCAGCCTCGCCTACCAGGGCTACGCGCGCGGGCTCGGCGTCGAAGAAGTGTGGTCGATCAACCGGTTCGCCGTCGAGCATTGGATGCCGGATCTGACGCTGTACCTCGATGTTCCGCCGGAAACCGGACTGGCCCGCATCCGCCGCGACGCCGCACGGGAGACGAACCGCATCGATCTCGAATCCCTCGATTTTCACCGCAAGGTCCGTCAAGGGTATCTCATGCTTGCAGAGCGCCATCCCGGCCGTATCGTCACGATCAGCGCGGATCGCCCGCTTGAGGATGTTTTTCGCGATGTCCGCCTTTTTCTAGAAAAACGTCTGTTTTCCTGA
- a CDS encoding SAM-dependent methyltransferase has protein sequence MELRDNERIDRLYCRNLNIIQSRDVFRFSLDAVLLARFATVPKKGKIADLCTGNGIVPLLLSTRTDAEIVGIEIQERLTDMAKRSVRLNRLENRIRIVCGDVREIHRTVGCDEFDLVTVNPPYWPAKAGVPSANRFVASARHELHGSLDEIVAACSRLVRSGGKVAMVHRPQRLADVVAALRSARLEPKRMRFVHPRAGSDANMVLVEAVKAGKPDLRVLPPLIVFTEDNRYSEELQAVFEGRAQALSDDAVSPGFGRDGFLFEEVEA, from the coding sequence ATGGAACTTCGAGATAATGAACGAATCGACAGGCTGTATTGCCGTAATTTGAACATTATTCAAAGCAGGGATGTATTCCGGTTCTCGCTGGATGCCGTTTTGCTTGCTCGGTTTGCAACTGTTCCTAAAAAAGGGAAAATAGCCGATCTATGTACGGGAAACGGCATCGTGCCGCTGCTGTTGTCGACGCGGACTGACGCCGAAATCGTCGGCATCGAGATTCAAGAGCGTCTTACCGATATGGCGAAACGCAGCGTGCGGCTGAACCGGCTGGAAAACCGAATTCGGATCGTCTGCGGCGACGTTCGCGAAATTCATCGGACGGTCGGCTGCGACGAATTCGACCTCGTCACGGTCAACCCGCCTTATTGGCCGGCCAAAGCTGGCGTGCCGTCGGCCAATCGGTTCGTCGCGTCGGCCCGGCATGAACTTCACGGCAGTCTCGATGAAATCGTCGCCGCTTGTTCTCGGCTTGTCCGGTCGGGAGGAAAAGTGGCGATGGTGCACCGGCCGCAGCGGCTGGCGGACGTCGTCGCGGCGCTGCGGAGCGCGAGGTTGGAGCCGAAACGAATGCGGTTCGTCCACCCGCGTGCGGGTTCGGACGCCAACATGGTGCTTGTCGAGGCGGTGAAGGCGGGTAAACCGGATTTGCGGGTATTACCGCCTTTGATCGTTTTTACGGAAGATAACCGGTATTCGGAGGAACTTCAGGCGGTTTTCGAGGGTCGGGCGCAGGCGCTCTCCGACGATGCGGTGTCCCCCGGATTCGGCCGAGACGGGTTTCTGTTCGAAGAGGTGGAAGCGTGA
- a CDS encoding DNA polymerase III subunit delta', with protein sequence MAFSSVAGQPLAKRLLENAVRRGTKGRAYLFAGPRGTGKMTAARELAKAVLCLAPEPGDRPCGQCADCRKMERGQHPGFVVVEPDGEAIKIDQIRSLQARFHYRPASAGAEPVGVYVIRQAERMTAQAANSLLKFLEEPATPVVAVLIAENASALLPTIRSRVQRVPFVPAPPSELERLLLERGVAEELARPAARLAAGIDAAFELASSAWFGETLKTVLGWAERAVAGVAEALVDVFKYCSKWTEDQWEVAFELFALWCLDLACVAVGGRTPVFCEKRERMAALASRREPAHWATCAEEAVRARRRLRQHVQPQAEMERLLILLHG encoded by the coding sequence ATGGCGTTTTCGTCCGTCGCCGGCCAGCCGCTGGCCAAGCGGTTGCTGGAAAACGCGGTGCGCCGCGGAACGAAGGGCCGCGCCTACCTGTTTGCGGGTCCCCGGGGAACGGGGAAGATGACCGCGGCTCGGGAACTGGCGAAGGCGGTCCTCTGCCTTGCTCCGGAACCGGGGGACCGTCCGTGCGGACAGTGCGCCGACTGCCGAAAAATGGAGCGCGGTCAGCACCCCGGTTTCGTCGTCGTCGAGCCCGACGGAGAGGCGATCAAAATCGACCAGATCCGCAGCCTGCAGGCGCGGTTTCATTATCGGCCGGCGTCGGCCGGAGCCGAACCTGTAGGCGTATACGTCATCCGGCAGGCCGAACGAATGACGGCGCAGGCGGCCAACAGCCTGCTGAAATTTCTTGAAGAACCGGCGACTCCGGTAGTTGCCGTGCTGATTGCGGAAAACGCAAGCGCGCTTTTGCCGACGATCCGGTCGCGGGTGCAGCGCGTGCCGTTTGTTCCGGCGCCGCCGTCCGAGTTGGAGCGGCTGCTTTTGGAGCGCGGCGTCGCCGAGGAGTTGGCGCGACCGGCGGCTCGATTGGCGGCCGGGATCGACGCCGCTTTCGAACTCGCCTCGTCTGCGTGGTTCGGCGAAACGTTGAAAACTGTCCTCGGATGGGCGGAGCGTGCTGTTGCCGGTGTCGCCGAGGCATTGGTTGATGTTTTCAAATATTGTTCTAAATGGACAGAAGATCAATGGGAAGTCGCCTTTGAATTGTTCGCGCTTTGGTGTCTGGATCTTGCATGTGTAGCCGTTGGCGGACGGACGCCGGTTTTTTGCGAGAAACGCGAGCGAATGGCCGCACTGGCCTCCAGGCGTGAACCAGCGCATTGGGCGACGTGCGCGGAAGAGGCCGTCCGCGCTCGGCGTCGGCTGCGCCAGCATGTACAGCCTCAGGCCGAAATGGAACGATTGCTGATTCTGTTGCACGGATAG
- a CDS encoding AAA family ATPase codes for MLTGMRVRNFKKFRDVTIELGKTVVFIGPNNSGKTTALQALALWEIGLKKWNERWQGKPYPEKRPGVTINRRDVLATPVPDTSLFWNGRRVRSVAKSADGKPQTQNIRIEIVVEGVTGGKSWSCGLEFDYANEESFYCRPLGIRENGEVVRRLPVPPEAANVHIAYLPPMSGLASSEPRLDWGYVQVLLGEGQTAQVLRNLCYRVCEQSPEDWRNLVEQIRRLFGVTLHEPKYNPARGQITMTYEERHTELDLSAAGRGLQQMLLLFAYLYANPKTVLLLDEPDAHLEVLRQREVYAILTEIAEKTGSQIIAASHSEMLLNEAAGRDTVVAFVGRPHRIDGRGSQVLKSLREIRFDHYYQAEQTGWVLYLEGSTDLAVLQVFAEKLNHPAAAYLRRPFVHYVGNQLSKALDHFYGLREAKRDLVGIAILDRDEGPESENVASSGRPLRAMRWRRREIENYFCDRDVLLAYAEGTPEHHDLFDWSGAERRRRAMEETVEEITGALRTLKEPDPWSPDAKASEFLDRVFERYFEKLGLPNIMRKTDYHTLASLLPAERIDPEVAEKLDAIVEVASSAVVENEEP; via the coding sequence ATGCTGACCGGCATGCGGGTGCGTAATTTCAAGAAATTCCGCGACGTAACGATTGAACTCGGCAAGACCGTCGTCTTCATCGGTCCGAACAATTCCGGCAAGACGACGGCGCTGCAGGCGCTCGCGCTGTGGGAGATCGGCTTGAAAAAGTGGAACGAGCGCTGGCAAGGGAAACCTTATCCCGAAAAACGCCCTGGCGTGACGATCAACCGACGCGACGTGCTGGCGACGCCCGTACCCGACACCAGTCTGTTCTGGAACGGCCGACGCGTACGCAGCGTCGCCAAATCCGCCGACGGCAAGCCTCAGACGCAGAACATCCGGATCGAGATCGTCGTCGAGGGCGTCACCGGCGGTAAATCTTGGTCGTGCGGGCTTGAGTTCGACTACGCCAACGAGGAATCGTTCTATTGCCGCCCGCTCGGCATTCGGGAAAACGGCGAAGTCGTCCGCCGTCTGCCCGTTCCGCCGGAGGCCGCGAACGTTCATATCGCTTACCTGCCGCCGATGTCGGGACTGGCGTCGAGTGAGCCGAGGCTCGACTGGGGCTACGTCCAGGTACTGCTCGGCGAGGGCCAGACCGCGCAAGTGTTGCGCAACCTGTGTTACCGCGTCTGCGAGCAAAGCCCGGAAGATTGGAGAAACCTAGTAGAACAAATCCGTCGATTGTTCGGCGTCACGCTGCACGAGCCGAAATACAACCCCGCCCGCGGGCAGATCACGATGACGTACGAAGAACGCCATACGGAGCTCGACCTTTCCGCCGCCGGACGCGGGCTGCAACAGATGTTGCTGCTGTTCGCCTACCTGTACGCCAACCCGAAAACGGTGCTTCTGCTCGACGAGCCGGACGCCCATTTAGAAGTGCTGCGACAGAGAGAAGTGTACGCCATCCTGACGGAAATCGCGGAGAAAACCGGGTCGCAAATCATCGCCGCCAGCCACTCCGAAATGTTGCTCAATGAAGCCGCCGGCCGCGACACGGTCGTCGCGTTCGTCGGCAGGCCGCACCGAATCGACGGCCGCGGCAGCCAGGTGCTCAAGTCGCTGCGGGAAATCCGGTTCGATCATTACTACCAGGCCGAACAGACAGGCTGGGTGCTGTATCTGGAAGGTTCCACCGATCTCGCCGTTTTACAGGTGTTCGCGGAAAAGCTCAACCATCCGGCCGCCGCGTACTTGCGGCGTCCGTTCGTCCATTACGTCGGCAACCAGCTGTCGAAGGCGCTCGATCATTTTTACGGCCTCCGGGAGGCGAAACGCGATCTTGTGGGCATCGCGATCCTGGACCGCGACGAGGGCCCTGAAAGCGAAAACGTCGCTTCTTCCGGCCGTCCGCTGCGCGCGATGCGATGGAGGCGGCGGGAAATCGAAAACTATTTCTGCGACAGAGACGTGTTGCTCGCCTATGCGGAAGGAACGCCAGAGCATCACGATCTGTTCGACTGGAGCGGCGCCGAACGGAGACGCCGCGCCATGGAAGAGACGGTCGAGGAAATCACCGGCGCGCTGCGCACGCTGAAAGAACCCGACCCGTGGTCGCCGGACGCCAAGGCGAGCGAATTTCTCGACCGGGTGTTCGAGCGGTATTTCGAAAAACTCGGGTTGCCCAACATCATGCGGAAAACCGACTATCATACGCTGGCTTCCCTGCTGCCGGCGGAGCGGATCGATCCCGAAGTCGCAGAAAAACTCGACGCGATCGTCGAAGTCGCCTCGTCGGCGGTAGTCGAAAACGAGGAGCCGTAA